TTAGGTTTTacaattttgtaaaatgttttgaATCTGATGATTGATACACTTTTATGTTTAAGTTGTCAAAAGTTAAATTCAGGTGTAATAATACTGTTTGTATTGCAGGGGGGTGTTCATGCTGCACTTCCTTTACTCCTAAAAATATTAATTGTGGCTCAATAATCCCATATTGCTTGCGGGCTGTTTTAAAGTTGTCCTTTCCTCTGTCACACTTCTGAATTATATTCCAGCATGGCCCTTTGGCTGTTCTAATCAGTAGTTTTTAATGTCTCtccttttcacaataaaagaccAAAGTCAGTCATCAAGAACAAGTGCATGGAAGAATGAAACGCGTTGATGTATTATTGATTGTGGACTTTGAAAGAAAACACACTCAGTTTCGGTATATGTTCTATTGatgcttttgtctttttttgttcagAAAGTGAGCAGGTCAACTGGAACAATGGTACAACTACTGCTGAAAACTGATCAAAGTAAATATGCATGGTTTATCCCACCAAGATTATCTCTTGCATAAAAGTCACACCTCAGACACTTCGCCCCTAACAGGGAGGTGCAAATCCAGACCATGTTGGCAGAAGCGGTTAACAACTGACCAGCTGGCCTTCTGTTTTATGAACAGACGCAGCTTGTACCTGAAGGTCTCTCCTAGAAAACTGTAGATAATAGGGTTCAGGCAGCTGTTCGAAAAAGCTGCCAGGTTTACGATGTGGCCCGTGAGTGGGAAATCATGCCAGAGGGTGGTCACGGCTCTCTGCGATGGGTCAGCCGTGCCCTGCAGCAGCTGGATACTGATGAAGACGTTTTCTGGCAGCCAACAGATGAAGAAAACCAAAACCACCACCACAATCATTCGCAGGGCCTTCTGTCGCCGTGGCCACAACCCGCGATGTTTCTGGGACCTCATGAGGATTCGCCCAATTAGCGAGTAACAGAGACCAATAATGGAGAAAGGCACCAAAAAGCCAATGGTCACTTCTAGCCACTGGATCTCAGAGACGTTGGCGAAACAGAAATGCAGCTCTCCTCTGTGCTGTGTCTGCACGATGGTGAAAGGGAGGAGTGTGGCCAGAATGGAGGCCATCCAGATGAGGCCACAGCTGAGCTTGGCATGTTGCATAGTCCTCAGAGGACTGCTGCTCACCGAGCTAGCCAAAGCGATGTATCGGTCGATGCTCATCCatgtgaggaaaaaaatgctgcTGTACATGTTGACCTGCAGGAAAAGCGACATAAAGGTGCAGAGCACAGCATAGTCATAATACTTCTCATTTAAATTGAAGACCTCAATGAGGGAGTCTGCCACCAGAATCAGGTCAGCGACGGCTAGGTTGATGAAGTAGAGGTCAGGGATGGTCATCTTATCTCTGTGGTTCAGGTTCACCACCAAAATCAAGATGTTACCAATAATCCCAATAGGAAAAAGGAGGATAGTGTAGAGGCAGGACAAGAAGAGGCCAATAATGTAAGACTGATATCGGTCTGAGTTTTCACTGAAATCTGTTGTGTTGAACTCATCAGTAGTGTTGAGTTGTTCTGTACTGGTATTGTATATCCAGAGCCCTTCCATGCTGGCTTAAATCACACGCCCCACATAAGTCACCAGTTACTCCTACATCATCAAGGTATGGCACGTTCCAGTCATGGCTCCTCAAAGAGTGAATCATCTAGGCTGCGTTACCATGCTGACAGATGTCAGGGGAATAATAGAAACGCTGGGAGCTTTAAAGTCTCATCACAACTTCAGGTTTCATCCACTAATAGATTCTTGATGCAAATCAGAGGCACCTCCATGTTTGAGGCTCAGAACACCCAGATGTTC
The Gouania willdenowi chromosome 8, fGouWil2.1, whole genome shotgun sequence genome window above contains:
- the gper1 gene encoding G-protein coupled estrogen receptor 1; this encodes MEGLWIYNTSTEQLNTTDEFNTTDFSENSDRYQSYIIGLFLSCLYTILLFPIGIIGNILILVVNLNHRDKMTIPDLYFINLAVADLILVADSLIEVFNLNEKYYDYAVLCTFMSLFLQVNMYSSIFFLTWMSIDRYIALASSVSSSPLRTMQHAKLSCGLIWMASILATLLPFTIVQTQHRGELHFCFANVSEIQWLEVTIGFLVPFSIIGLCYSLIGRILMRSQKHRGLWPRRQKALRMIVVVVLVFFICWLPENVFISIQLLQGTADPSQRAVTTLWHDFPLTGHIVNLAAFSNSCLNPIIYSFLGETFRYKLRLFIKQKASWSVVNRFCQHGLDLHLPVRGEVSEV